The Oleiphilus messinensis DNA segment TCTCTCTCGGTATTAGACATGGAAGTGTATCGGTAAAAGCCAAAGTGGGATAGTGGCAAAAATTAATTTTGGTTTTTTCGATAAATATTTTGACAATTAGAGATGACGAAAATAGAATTGCGCGCTTATGTCGAGTTGTGAATTACCCAAATTTGTAGATCCTTATAAATTCGCCGATCAAGAAATATCAATTTCTGGCACTATCGCATTAGCTGTTATGCCTGAGTTGGTATCGGTTTTGGTGGGCAATGCTGGGGATGCTGTCGTTTCTGTGACTTTGAGGTTCCACAAAGATGATCAGGGGTACAGAGTGATCTCTGGAGCCGTGACTGCTAGTCTTTTAGTGGAATGTCAGCGTTGTTTGGGGCCTGTAGAGATTCAGGTTGGCTCGGACTTTGAGCTTGCCCTGCTCAGAACGGATGATCAAGCTGCGCAAATTCCGAGGAAGTATGATCCTCTGATTGTTGAGGGCGATGAAGTTTCACTGGCCGAGGTGGTTCAGGAGGAGCTTCTCCTGGCAATGCCGCAGTTTTCGTATCATGAAGAGGCTTGTGGTGTGAAAATGCCACAACCTGAAAAGTTCGATGATCAGGCTAAGCAGAAGGATAATCCCTTTAGTGTTTTGGCTGGCATGAAAACAAAAAAATAGATCGTGTTAACGCGGTCTGGGTTTGATTGTCTCGAATTTACATATGTTTTTGAAATTAGATAATAGCTGCCGTGAGGCGCTATGGTTTGAGGAGTAATAGGTAATGGCTGTTCAGCAGAATAGAAAAACCCGTTCCAAGCGTGATATGCGTCGTTCTCA contains these protein-coding regions:
- a CDS encoding YceD family protein — protein: MSSCELPKFVDPYKFADQEISISGTIALAVMPELVSVLVGNAGDAVVSVTLRFHKDDQGYRVISGAVTASLLVECQRCLGPVEIQVGSDFELALLRTDDQAAQIPRKYDPLIVEGDEVSLAEVVQEELLLAMPQFSYHEEACGVKMPQPEKFDDQAKQKDNPFSVLAGMKTKK